One window from the genome of Falco peregrinus isolate bFalPer1 chromosome 15, bFalPer1.pri, whole genome shotgun sequence encodes:
- the ZBTB44 gene encoding zinc finger and BTB domain-containing protein 44 isoform X7 translates to MLIHSGIKPFQCDRCGKKFTRAYSLKMHRLKHEGKRCFRCQICSATFTSFGEYKHHMRVSRHIIRKPRIYECKTCGAMFTNSGNLIVHLRSLNHEASELANYFQSSDFLVPDYLNQEQEETLGQYELGEHGFESNSSVQMPVISQVSSTQNCESTFPLGSLGGLAEKEEDMPEQPKTNATAEATTGDPPKPELSSITIE, encoded by the exons ATGCTTATCCACTCAG GCATTAAACCATTTCAGTGTGACCGCTGTGGGAAAAAGTTCACCCGAGCTTACTCGCTAAAGATGCATCGCCTGAAGCACGAAGGTAAACGCTGTTTCCGGTGCCAGATATGTAGTGCCACTTTCACTTCCTTCGGGGAATATAAACACCACATGCGGGTTTCCCGGCATATTATCCGCAAGCCTCGGATTTACGAGTGCAAAACATGTGGCGCCATGTTCACCAACTCTGGAAATTTAATCGTTCACCTGAGGAGCTTGAACCATGAAGCGTCAGAGCTAGCAAACTACTTCCAGAGCAG TGACTTCCTAGTACCGGACTACTTAAACCAGGAACAAGAAGAGACCCTCGGGCAGTATGAGCTAGGGGAGCATGGCTTTGAAAGCAACTCTTCTGTCCAAATGCCTGTCATTTCACAGGTGTCGTCAACTCAGAATTGTGAAAGCACTTTCCCCTTGGGGTCTCTGGGTGGGttggcagagaaggaagaagataTGCCAGAGCAGCCAAAGACTAACGCCACTGCTGAGGCAACCACAGGTGACCCTCCGAAACCGGAGCTGTCATCTATTACTATTGAATAA